From Lonchura striata isolate bLonStr1 chromosome 3, bLonStr1.mat, whole genome shotgun sequence, one genomic window encodes:
- the ASXL2 gene encoding putative Polycomb group protein ASXL2, giving the protein MREKGRKKKGRTWAEAARTVLEKYPNTPMSHKEILQVIQKEGLKEIRSGTSPLACLNAMLHTNSRGEEGIFYKVPGRMGVYTLKKDIPEGLKELSEGSEESSDAHSDSQSSERSSSSSDACAAKDRRKSRWKRKVSPRLAPAGSPQSGCPSPSVPGKGLSSSQKHSKKALKQALKQQQQKQQQQQQQQCRAAVGPGMGPGMALPSSQHVLLKAKAVPGRSGWEGKQTDGHSSSPPNSTCSSSPSLKLENSLPGLAKKPFPRSERLHARQLKRARSAEIDVETPDSILVNTNLRALINKHTFSLLPPECQQRLLLLLPDVDRQVGADGLMRLSSSALNNEFFTSAAQGWKERLAEGEFTPEMQLRIRQEMEKEKKVELWKEHFFESYYGQSSGLSPEESQRLTAQPEAEPGRPRSPPAPRRERGTSPSEPGGTAGQEGREELQPEAAEASPERRAARAERDRAHERDRAQERDRAQERDRAHERDRALERDRAQERDRAHERDRALERDRAQERDRAHERDRALERDRAQERDRAHERDRALERDRAHERDRALERDRAQERDRAQERDRALERDRAQERDRAHGEAQPQKPPIASCPRAEEQRRPGLAKEVPGKEPLGAPSKPKSPEAAGGAAKAQSPAAAPATPEKEKEKEKEKEKEKEKEKEKEKEKEKEKEKEKEKEKEKEKEKEKEPPGSEAMEVGLEAHKRKAESREEAPGSPEKKPRVAEPCQQQQAFRSQPFPGAEAAVPRVPPLKIPVSRISPMPFPAGQVSPRARFPLSLSSPGRTGARTLADIKARAQQAKAQRAAAAAAAASAGGAVPGPGPGGGRPPGRGADGRDPGGAPQAAAGAEALELAGAGSGGGSRRFLPRGAGSRAQLGSQAEPGAARHPPGAQLQPGAPAAAPALGSGAGAAPSAPRGTATPGSGCDLPEGKSSPLVSPWPPTGPGGRAGAVGAPVPRSGSSSVAPSLKPAPGGALPQASSSIPANNPLVTQLLQGKSVPLEQILPKPLTKAETRTVPVAPQEEKGAAAPGAAGSGAEAGDRPSGLPPQQLGNIFCQNRPLPHVPRTFPLPSGKDPGAEQHQGHEALSQSTQEQILQTLIKRVQRQNLLPVLQPSQLNLPHSGFPVENGSTSQRFMLGFTGRRTSKPAMSGHYLLNISTYGRGSESLRRGFSLNPEPRVGLSSPAEGAGAELGPGSSGEEDAAESSGDERERVGIDEEHGEKEQGSRGTGPGSLGAKAEPAPAAEEKAPALDGAALARDLLQAAQEQMAHAMRGKGHGGRELLGPPAPSPDPAQPPLLPAPHPPKLPGGAGAQLLGPSYSGTINVSTSPDVGRGSLVSECSQLASSMGNVMSFSVTVTAIPAGQAASAGGHGQSLPVQAFAEDGAVEDAPSKCYCRLKAMIMCKGCGAFCHDDCIGPSKLCVSCLVVR; this is encoded by the exons CGGGACGTCCCCCCTGGCCTGCCTGAATGCCATGCTGCACACCAACTCCCGCGGCGAGGAGGGCATCTTCTACAAGGTCCCGGGCAGGATGGGCGTCTACACCCTCAAG AAGGACATCCCCGAGGGGCTGAAGGAGCTGTCGGAGGGCTCGGAGGAGAGCAGCGATGCCCACTCTGACTCGCAGAGCTCGGAgcgcagcagctccagcagcgaCGCCTGCGCCGCCAAGGACAGGAGGAAGAGCAGGTGGAAGAGGAAAG TGTCGCCCCGCCTGGCGCCCGCGGGCTCCCCGCAGTCCGGCTGCCCCTCGCCGTCCGTGCCGGGCAAGggcctctcctcctcccagaAGCACAGCAAGAAGGCTCTGAAGCAG gccctgaagcagcagcagcagaagcagcagcagcagcagcagcagcagtgccgggcggccgtggggccgggcaTGGGGCCGGGCATGGCGCTGCCCTCCAGCCAGCACGTCCTGCTCAAGGCCAAGGCCGTGCCCGGGCGCTCAG gctgggaagggaagcagACCGATGGACATTCCAGCAGCCCCCCAAACTCCACCTGCAGCTCCTCGCCCTCGCTCAAGCTGGAGAactccctgccagggctggccaAGAAGCCCTTCCCGAGATCTGAGCGGCTCCACGCAC GACAGCTGAAGAGAGCCCGCAGCGCCGAGATCGACGTGGAGACGCCCGACTCCATCCTGGTGAACACCAACCTGCGCGCCCTGATCAACAAGCACACCTTCTCCCTGCTGCCCCCCGAGTGCCAGCAgcgcctgctgctgctgctgcccgaCGTGGACAGGCAG GTCGGGGCTGACGGGCTGATGAGGCTCAGCAGTTCTGCGCTCAACAACGAATTCTTCACCtcggctgcccagggctggaaggagAGGCTGGCAGAAG GAGAGTTCACCCCCGAAATGCAGCTGCGGATCCGGCAGGagatggagaaggagaagaaggtggaGCTGTGGAAGGAGCACTTCTTCGAGAGCTACTACGGGCAGAG TTCTGGGCTGAGCCCCGAGGAGTCGCAGCGACTGACGGCGCAGCCCGAGGCAGAGCCCggccggccccgcagccccccggcccCACGCCGGGAGCGGGGCACGTCCCCCTCGGAGCCTGGGGGCACAGCGGGGCAGgagggcagagaggagctgcagcccgAGGCGGCCGAGGCGTCCCCGGAGCGGCGAGCGGCGAGAGCCGAGCGGGACAGAGCCCATGAGAGGGACAGAGCCCAGGAGAGGGACAGAGCCCAGGAGAGGGACAGAGCCCATGAGAGGGACAGAGCCCTCGAGAGAGACAGAGCCCAGGAGAGGGACAGAGCCCATGAGAGGGACAGAGCCCTCGAGAGGGACAGAGCCCAGGAGAGGGACAGAGCCCATGAGAGGGACAGAGCCCTCGAGAGGGACAGAGCCCAGGAGAGGGACAGAGCCCATGAGAGGGACAGAGCCCTCGAGAGGGACAGAGCCCACGAGAGGGACAGAGCCCTCGAGAGGGACAGAGCCCAGGAGAGGGACAGAGCCCAGGAGAGGGACAGAGCCCTCGAGAGGGACAGAGCCCAGGAGAGGGACAGAGCCCACGGGGAAGCCCAGCCCCAGAAACCCCCCATTGCCTCCTGCCCCcgggcagaggagcagaggaggCCTGGGCTGGCGAAAGAGGTGCCAGGAAAGGAACCTCTGGGTGCCCCGAGCAAACCAAAGAGCCCCGAGGCGGCCGGAGGAGCGGCGAAGGCGCAGAGCCCCGCGGCAGCCCCGGCCACGccggagaaggagaaggagaaggagaaggagaaggagaaggagaaggagaaggagaaggagaaggagaaggagaaggagaaggagaaggagaaggagaaggagaaggagaaggagaaggagaaggagaaggagaaggagcccccCGGGAGCGAGGCCATGGAGGTCGGGCTGGAGGCCCACAAGAGGAAGGCggagagcagggaggaagcCCCGGGCAGCCCCGAGAAGAAGCCCCGAGTGGCcgagccctgccagcagca gcaggcctTTCGGAGCCAGCCCTTTCCCGGCGCGGAGGCGGCGGTGCCGCGGGTGCCCCCGCTCAAG ATTCCCGTGTCCAGAATCTCGCCGATGCCATTTCCCGCGGGCCAGGTCTCTCCCAGGGCACGCTTCCCCCTCTCCCTCAGCAGTCCGGGCAGGACAGGGGCCAGGACCTTGGCCGACATCAAGGCGAGAGCCCAGCAGGCCAAGGCTCAGAGGgcagcggccgccgccgccgccgcctcggccGGGGGAGCCGTgccggggcccggcccgggcggGGGGAGACCCCCGGGCAGGGGGGCAGACGGGAGAGACCCCGGCGGAGCCCCCCAAGCTGCGGCTGGAGCAGAGGCgctggagctggcaggagctggaagcGGGGGAGGTTCGAGAAGGTTTCTTCCCCGCGGCGCGGGGTCCCGCGCGCAGCTGGGGAGCCAGGCGGAGCCGGGGGCCGCTCGCCATCCTCCTGGAGCACAACTACAGCCAGGGGCCCCCGCGGCTGCCCCGGCGCTAGGGAGCGGCGCGGGGGCCGCGCCGAGCGCCCCGCGGGGCACGGCCACCCCCG GGAGCGGCTGTGACCTTCCCGAAGGCAAATCCTCCCCTCTGGTGTCCCCCTGGCCGCCCACGGGCCCCGGAGGCCGGGCTGGAGCCGTGGGCGCTCCTGTCCCCCGCTCCGGCAGCTCCTCCGTAGCGCCCAGCCTCAAACCTGCCCCCGGTGGGGCCCTGCCCCAAGCCAGCTCCAGCATTCCTGCCAACAACCCTTTGGTcacccagctgctccagggcaagAGCGTCCCTCTGGAGCAGATCCTGCCCAAGCCGCTGACCAAAGCAGAAACGAGAACTGTGCCCGTGGCTCCTCAGGAAGAGAAGGGGGCGGCAGCTCCCGgtgcggcggggagcggcgccgAGGCGGGGGACAGGCCGTCGGGTTTGCCCCCGCAGCAGCTCGGGAACATCTTCTGCCAGAACCGGCCTCTGCCTCACGTTCCAAGGACCTTCCCGCTCCCCTCGGGAAAGGACCCCGGtgctgagcagcaccagggccaCGAGGCTCTGAGCCAATCCACCCAGGAGCAGATCCTGCAGACTCTCATCAAGAGGGTGCAGAGGCAGAACCTGCTGCCCGTCCTTCAGCCCTCGCAGCTGAACCTCCCACACTCAGGTTTCCCGGTGGAAAACGGCTCCACCAGCCAGAGATTCATGCTGGGCTTCACGGGCAGGAGGACGTCCAAGCCTGCCATGTCCGGGCACTACCTGCTCAACATCTCCACGTACGGCCGCGGCTCGGAGAGCTTGAGGAGAGGCTTCTCCCTGAACCCCGAGCCCCGCGTGGGGCTGagcagccccgccgagggcgcCGGGGCCGAGCTCGGCCCGGGCAGCAGCGGCGAGGAGGACGCGGCCGAGAGCTCCGGCGATGAACGGGAGCGCGTCGGCATCGACGAGGAGCACGgggagaaggagcagggctcacggggcaccggccccggctcccTGGGGGCCAAGGCCGAGCCGGCCCCGGCGGCCGAGGAGAAGGCGCCGGCGCTGGACGGCGCGGCGCTGGCCCGGGACCTGCTGCAGGCGGCACAGGAGCAGATGGCCCACGCCATGAGGGGCAAGGGCCACGGCGGCAGGGAGCTCTTGGGGCCCCCCGCGCCGTCCCCGGACCCGGCGCAGCCCCCGCTgctcccggccccgcacccCCCGAAGCTGCCCGGGGGCGCCGGGGCGCAGCTCCTGGGGCCCAGCTACAGCGGCACCATCAACGTCTCCACCTCGCCCGACGTGGGCCGGGGCTCGCTCGTCAGCGAGTGCAGCCAGCTGGCCAGCTCCATGGGCAACGTCATGTCCTTCTCCGTGACCGTCACCGCCATCCCCGCCGGGCAGGCCGCGAGCGCCGGCGGCCACGGGCAGAGCCTCCCGGTGCAGGCGTTCGCCGAGGACGGCGCCGTGGAGGATGCCCCTTCCAAATGCTACTGCAGGTTGAAAGCCATGATCATGTGCAAGGGCTGCGGCGCCTTCTGCCACGACGACTGCATCGGCCCCTCCAAGCTCTGCGTCTCCTGCCTGGTGGTGCGGTAA